The Deltaproteobacteria bacterium DNA segment CACATTCGCCTCCTCGTTTTCCATCACCGCGAGTCACGGCGCGACTTCCATCCAACTGAATTCTGACGATGATCCCATTTTGTTCGGTGGAGGAGGGTTCAGCTATGTTCCGTTTTTTGGATTGTTTTCGGTGACATCTTCATCGGGCGGTCTGGTTTCCTCCTCTTTCGATGATACCTTTGGTGGAAACATCAGTTTCGACTTCACATATCATACGCTGGCGGTCAACAAAGGAATCGGGATCCTGTCGGATTCCCTCCTTGATTCTCTTTCATTTGTTCCACCGCAAAACTTCTCTGGAGCATTCTTTATCTCCGCCATGTTTGACTTTTCCTTTGAAGGGTTGGAATTTGATAATTTTATTGATAGCGGGGAGGAATTCTTGGGCACGATGGAGTCTTTCACTCTCACCGCCTCCCCCGTCCCCGAGCCGGGGACGATGATGCTCCTCGGGTCCGGGCTGGTTGGCCTCGTCGCCTGGGGGAGGAAGCGGATCCGCGGGTAACGATCGTCGAGTCCGTCGAACGATTGAACGAATAAAAAAAGGGGCGACCGGTGCACCCCGGCCGCCCCTTCGAATTGGCGCGATTTCCGCGGTCTACTTTTTCGTCGCCTCCGCGGGCGCTTTCCCCGACGCCTTCTCCGCCTTTTTCCCCTGCTCCTTTCCGCCCCCCGGGGCCGCCCCTTTCGCGCTGCCGCCGTCGTCGGCGAGCAGCGTGAGGATCATATCCGCATCCAGCGCGCCCGGCACCACGCGGCCGTCGGGGAAGACCATCGTCGGGGTCGACCGGATCTTCAGGCGGTCCGCGACCTGCGACGTCTCCTTCACCGCCTTCGACCCGCACTCTCCCTTCGGGAGCGGCTTCCCCGCGAAGGCGTCCTCCAGCGCCTGTACGGTGCCGGCGCAGACGATCGACAACGCCTTCTCGTAG contains these protein-coding regions:
- a CDS encoding PEP-CTERM sorting domain-containing protein, with protein sequence MKRIVTILLAGLIFLAPVAAGASAVTFTGANLGFEALITDLGGGGLQWNFDSTFASSFSITASHGATSIQLNSDDDPILFGGGGFSYVPFFGLFSVTSSSGGLVSSSFDDTFGGNISFDFTYHTLAVNKGIGILSDSLLDSLSFVPPQNFSGAFFISAMFDFSFEGLEFDNFIDSGEEFLGTMESFTLTASPVPEPGTMMLLGSGLVGLVAWGRKRIRG